A stretch of the Maridesulfovibrio bastinii DSM 16055 genome encodes the following:
- a CDS encoding manganese efflux pump MntP family protein translates to MNFTEILALSLALAMDAFAVSVASGICLREVNKRQAFRLAFHFGLFQALMPVIGWYLGLSIKSLVTIFAPWIAFGLLTFIGVKMIIESREEDKQECDTAKDPTKGLSLIILSIATSIDALAVGLSFSILNRPIFFATTVIGIVAFIMTVIGIYLGKKVAGAPKLGKIAELTGGTVLVLIGLKVLLIG, encoded by the coding sequence ATGAATTTTACCGAAATATTAGCTCTATCACTTGCACTTGCTATGGACGCTTTTGCTGTTTCTGTTGCCAGCGGAATATGTCTGCGGGAAGTAAACAAACGTCAGGCGTTCAGGCTGGCATTTCATTTCGGACTTTTTCAGGCCCTGATGCCCGTCATAGGATGGTATCTCGGGCTGTCAATCAAGAGTCTGGTCACAATTTTCGCCCCTTGGATAGCTTTCGGGCTGCTTACTTTTATCGGGGTTAAAATGATTATTGAATCCCGTGAAGAGGATAAACAGGAATGCGATACAGCTAAAGATCCCACAAAAGGTTTATCCCTGATCATTCTATCCATAGCTACAAGTATAGACGCTCTTGCGGTGGGACTTTCTTTTTCAATACTTAATCGGCCGATATTTTTTGCAACCACTGTGATAGGTATAGTCGCCTTCATCATGACGGTTATTGGAATTTACCTTGGCAAAAAAGTAGCAGGAGCTCCAAAACTCGGTAAAATAGCCGAGCTTACTGGAGGAACGGTTTTGGTTCTTATCGGCTTAAAAGTACTATTGATCGGATAG
- a CDS encoding FmdE family protein gives MKKYNLLFFILLFFVVSSLQGCAILKPAETAERSKANTGTLVKAQPEPSKSINRHVTHLDHNIFNKTIKDLGSRNGKNILVITNAGYGDLNGKSSEKMIDMISDGTGCTPGRDSLITVHTPYYEPFWAAIIETESFKCTFIKNQSGNFKYTNLDLSPRNILTAEGWNSAMKTNAGTRLFSIVSIAYAADAGADWNMLRAAELHDHFCPGLNAGFIVQAYMEKNFPLAAGDKYIFVGAPPMCAMDALQSLNGATPGKKGVFSMRIADMVNGAIAKDGIKPVIIAMRVNKNKTDGAILGFDFDRISKTTGVTSADLSPEGGHSNPLFYISRIKTSWKMAGMPMKDKMACIEEVKKFSGPAALAYKVENAKANPYAPIILSDF, from the coding sequence ATGAAAAAATATAACCTGTTATTTTTTATACTATTATTTTTCGTAGTATCTTCACTGCAAGGCTGTGCAATACTTAAACCGGCAGAAACAGCCGAAAGGTCCAAGGCAAACACAGGGACACTTGTTAAAGCCCAACCAGAGCCCTCAAAATCAATAAACCGGCACGTAACACATCTTGATCATAATATTTTCAACAAAACCATAAAAGATCTTGGTTCCAGAAACGGAAAGAATATTCTGGTCATAACCAATGCCGGGTATGGAGATCTAAACGGAAAAAGTTCTGAAAAAATGATTGATATGATCTCAGATGGAACAGGATGCACTCCGGGAAGAGACTCCCTGATTACAGTGCATACACCCTACTACGAACCGTTCTGGGCTGCGATAATAGAAACTGAATCCTTCAAGTGTACTTTCATTAAAAATCAGTCAGGTAATTTCAAATATACTAATCTTGACCTTTCACCACGCAATATTCTGACTGCTGAAGGCTGGAACAGCGCCATGAAAACGAATGCAGGCACACGCCTGTTTTCAATCGTATCAATTGCTTATGCGGCTGATGCCGGGGCGGACTGGAATATGCTCAGGGCTGCGGAGCTGCACGACCATTTCTGTCCGGGATTAAATGCCGGTTTTATTGTTCAGGCGTATATGGAAAAAAACTTTCCACTCGCAGCTGGAGACAAATATATATTTGTCGGAGCACCGCCGATGTGTGCTATGGATGCCCTGCAATCGCTTAACGGAGCAACCCCCGGTAAAAAAGGCGTTTTTTCCATGCGTATAGCAGACATGGTAAACGGAGCTATCGCCAAAGATGGAATAAAACCGGTCATAATTGCAATGAGGGTGAATAAGAATAAGACTGACGGGGCAATACTGGGATTTGATTTTGACCGCATCAGCAAAACAACAGGGGTAACTTCAGCAGACTTAAGTCCTGAAGGAGGACATTCAAACCCTCTGTTTTACATTTCAAGAATCAAAACTTCATGGAAAATGGCAGGAATGCCGATGAAAGATAAAATGGCCTGTATTGAGGAAGTAAAAAAATTCTCAGGCCCTGCTGCTCTGGCCTATAAAGTTGAAAATGCCAAAGCCAACCCATACGCTCCAATAATTCTTTCCGATTTCTAA
- a CDS encoding ATP-binding protein, with protein MASGDFKLVLDAKDHMSSDLFSAKRFYTKYQDMISSICVYAVDGRRVCLKRVRGNTFSLSRGRIAARSRFLTGQSGAVYKNNSVYYVQPCVGEVVGCYYSVVIKIDVRSFFRKASSNLYLAPESWVWFMSPAGKIISAFNSEIKNEGEIFKLHGTDDILKDLNGQFEGMTAETWFMAEQDKHKLFTAYYPVRIFDSAFMFGISIPRGGFSGELIRIAFFAIVISMLLLALVSFVFVNIVKAYRNSLAALYDSQAETEKARAGLEKALKSSQLLMNRAESASKAKSRFLANMSHEIRTPMNGIIGMSTLLSESKLTGKQREWAEAVQVCAEALLSIINDILDFSRVEAGKIELDPGSFNIRALFKDIVILLEPSAMDAGITLKSSVEERIPDHLYCDFGRLRQVLVNLTGNAIKFAPGGEVELSVVVKSFENNIYKLIFSVTDSGPGIPQEFLNEIFNSFSRLDQGDDAAKGGTGLGLAISKSLVELMGGHIGVDSSLGKGSKFWFELDIEAVGEVREEQAVVDEKEKEVPELPSLKILIAEDNAVNSNLVSIILEQEGHSVVSVRNGVEAVSALKKDNYDLVVLDVQMPEMDGFQTVAAIRASDSERISSLPVIALTAHAISGSREHCLEMGMDGYVPKPLRKEDLLREIYEAYTKRR; from the coding sequence GTGGCATCAGGGGATTTTAAGCTTGTCCTTGATGCCAAGGACCACATGAGTTCCGACCTTTTTTCGGCAAAAAGGTTTTATACAAAATATCAGGATATGATTTCCAGTATCTGTGTATATGCGGTGGATGGGCGCAGGGTCTGCCTCAAGCGGGTCAGGGGAAATACTTTTTCGTTATCAAGAGGCCGGATTGCTGCCCGGAGTCGCTTTTTAACAGGGCAGTCCGGTGCTGTTTATAAAAATAATTCAGTCTACTATGTTCAGCCTTGTGTTGGTGAAGTTGTGGGGTGCTATTATTCGGTTGTTATCAAAATTGATGTCCGCTCTTTTTTCAGAAAGGCCAGCAGCAATCTTTATCTCGCACCGGAGAGCTGGGTCTGGTTTATGTCTCCTGCCGGAAAAATTATATCCGCCTTCAATTCAGAAATTAAAAATGAAGGCGAAATTTTTAAACTTCATGGAACCGATGACATACTTAAAGATCTCAATGGCCAGTTTGAGGGTATGACTGCGGAGACATGGTTTATGGCTGAGCAGGATAAGCATAAACTTTTTACAGCTTATTATCCGGTTAGAATTTTCGATTCGGCTTTCATGTTCGGCATTTCCATACCGCGGGGCGGCTTTTCCGGGGAACTCATAAGAATTGCCTTTTTTGCTATAGTTATTTCTATGCTGTTACTAGCGCTTGTCAGCTTTGTTTTTGTAAACATTGTGAAGGCTTATCGAAATTCACTCGCCGCATTGTATGATTCGCAGGCTGAAACGGAGAAAGCCAGAGCGGGATTGGAAAAGGCTCTTAAAAGTTCCCAGTTGCTTATGAACAGGGCCGAATCGGCAAGTAAAGCGAAAAGCCGTTTCCTTGCGAATATGAGTCATGAAATCCGTACTCCCATGAATGGTATTATTGGTATGAGCACTTTGCTCTCGGAATCAAAGCTCACCGGAAAACAGCGGGAGTGGGCCGAAGCCGTTCAGGTCTGCGCCGAAGCTTTACTATCAATTATCAATGATATTCTGGATTTTTCACGTGTTGAGGCCGGAAAGATTGAACTTGATCCCGGATCATTCAACATCAGAGCTTTATTCAAGGATATTGTTATTCTTCTGGAACCTTCGGCTATGGACGCCGGAATTACTCTTAAGAGTTCTGTTGAAGAGCGTATCCCTGATCACTTGTATTGTGATTTTGGCAGATTAAGGCAGGTGCTTGTTAATCTGACCGGTAATGCCATTAAATTCGCTCCGGGGGGAGAAGTTGAACTGTCAGTTGTTGTCAAATCATTTGAAAACAATATTTATAAACTCATTTTCAGTGTTACAGATTCCGGCCCCGGAATACCTCAGGAATTTTTAAATGAAATATTTAATTCTTTTTCACGATTGGATCAGGGGGATGATGCCGCTAAAGGTGGTACAGGTTTAGGCCTCGCCATATCAAAATCTCTTGTTGAGCTTATGGGCGGACATATAGGCGTAGACAGCAGTCTTGGAAAGGGCAGTAAGTTCTGGTTCGAATTGGACATTGAAGCTGTTGGCGAAGTGCGTGAAGAGCAAGCTGTAGTGGATGAAAAGGAGAAAGAAGTTCCGGAGCTTCCCTCTTTAAAAATATTAATTGCGGAAGATAATGCGGTTAACAGCAACCTGGTAAGTATAATACTTGAGCAGGAAGGGCACTCTGTTGTTTCTGTCAGAAATGGAGTGGAGGCTGTTTCGGCCCTTAAAAAAGATAATTATGATCTGGTTGTTCTTGATGTGCAGATGCCTGAAATGGATGGCTTTCAAACTGTAGCAGCAATCAGGGCAAGTGATTCTGAGCGGATTTCAAGTCTACCGGTAATTGCTTTGACAGCCCATGCAATAAGCGGGAGCAGAGAACATTGTCTTGAGATGGGCATGGATGGATATGTTCCCAAACCATTACGGAAAGAGGATTTGCTTAGAGAAATTTATGAGGCTTATACTAAACGCAGGTAA
- a CDS encoding STAS domain-containing protein, whose product MAEIPRFTEQALVVEEPAGENLIFRISAERIDTTNAVDFRAVVENSLDNEFRNYILDFSKVGLIDSSGFSVLIMLAKKMPPEKNIFLTSLNKDILKVFTMMRLDSLFRIFSSTEEVLADNSY is encoded by the coding sequence ATGGCTGAAATTCCAAGGTTTACTGAACAGGCTCTTGTTGTGGAAGAACCTGCCGGAGAAAATCTCATCTTCAGGATATCGGCTGAGAGAATTGATACCACAAATGCAGTGGATTTTCGTGCAGTGGTGGAGAATTCTCTGGATAACGAATTTAGAAATTATATACTCGATTTTTCAAAAGTCGGGCTGATTGATTCAAGCGGTTTCAGTGTGCTGATAATGCTGGCTAAAAAAATGCCCCCTGAAAAAAACATTTTCCTTACGTCATTGAATAAAGATATTTTAAAAGTCTTTACAATGATGAGGCTTGATTCTTTGTTCAGAATTTTCAGCTCAACAGAAGAGGTCCTTGCCGATAATTCATATTGA
- a CDS encoding acyltransferase family protein, which yields MMPDASSRMFFLDNLRSVIILLVVVLHSSLVYMAYAPEWWYVLDTQKSIVFTMIVLILDVPIMMAMFFLAGYFAYPSLSKRGSGLFLKDKFKRIGFPWILGVFLLAPPTTYITLYSRNIDVSFFHFLTHEFWQKMFQQSVYWFLGVLFLFFIILSFVYKFSASFRMMKRVSGRPSYLFFILFILFNSCCFLSLNKFFSLDTWFSDAYIFIFQPNRAPLYITYFILGLYAFQKKWFINGEFSPNIFVWGAVCLISGYLYLNYRLTIPASAQNTLLLKAGNALLFNCFCLSALMTLIVLMKKIANSSGIIWKSLSDNSYGIYFVHPLILYPFAYLIRPLTMPLFIKSLTVMAGGILMSWVVAAVILRKIPVIRNSF from the coding sequence ATGATGCCTGACGCGTCTTCAAGAATGTTTTTTTTAGATAATCTGCGATCTGTGATAATTCTGCTTGTTGTCGTTCTGCATTCTTCACTCGTGTATATGGCTTATGCTCCTGAGTGGTGGTATGTTCTGGATACTCAAAAGAGTATTGTCTTTACCATGATTGTGTTGATTTTAGATGTTCCGATAATGATGGCGATGTTTTTTTTAGCGGGATATTTTGCATATCCATCACTCTCAAAACGCGGGAGTGGTTTATTTCTTAAAGATAAGTTTAAAAGGATTGGATTCCCGTGGATTCTTGGAGTATTTCTTCTTGCTCCACCCACAACCTACATAACTTTATATTCAAGAAATATTGATGTCAGTTTTTTTCATTTTTTGACTCATGAATTCTGGCAAAAAATGTTTCAGCAGTCTGTTTACTGGTTTCTTGGAGTTCTATTTCTGTTTTTTATAATCTTAAGCTTTGTGTATAAGTTCAGTGCCAGTTTCAGGATGATGAAAAGAGTTTCCGGGAGACCCTCATATCTTTTTTTTATACTCTTTATACTTTTTAATTCCTGCTGCTTTTTGAGTTTAAATAAATTTTTCTCTTTGGATACATGGTTTAGCGATGCTTATATTTTTATTTTTCAGCCAAACAGGGCTCCGCTTTATATAACTTATTTTATTCTTGGCTTATATGCGTTTCAAAAAAAATGGTTCATTAACGGTGAGTTTTCGCCAAATATATTTGTGTGGGGAGCTGTTTGTCTGATTTCAGGATATTTATATCTTAATTATCGTCTTACGATTCCTGCCTCAGCACAAAATACGCTGTTACTTAAAGCTGGTAATGCCCTTTTATTTAATTGCTTTTGCCTGTCAGCATTGATGACTTTGATTGTGCTAATGAAAAAGATTGCAAACAGCTCTGGGATTATCTGGAAAAGTCTTTCAGATAATTCTTATGGTATCTATTTTGTGCATCCACTAATCTTATATCCTTTTGCATATCTTATCCGGCCTTTAACCATGCCGCTTTTCATCAAATCTCTGACCGTGATGGCAGGCGGTATTCTTATGTCATGGGTTGTAGCTGCAGTGATACTTAGAAAGATTCCGGTCATCAGGAATTCGTTTTAA
- a CDS encoding YheT family hydrolase, which translates to MPLLQTPAYKPPLPFKIGHFQTIFPRFFRKIPLPPIVKRRITTPDGDFLDVDWHLAGSSRLAVISHGLEGNSRRVYMLGMARALVLAGWDCIAYNFRGCSEEMNRAATMYHSGLTSDLDTVVKYGLETGHYKEVALVGFSMGGNQTLKYLGENPESIPQQIKRAVCISVPCNLAASSAMLIKNSNRIYTKYFLHSLKQKIRLKHEQFPTLYPVKNLDRIKTLTEFDNTYTAPIHGFKDAMDYYDRSSCTQFLSNIKTPTLILNSKDDPFLDDSCYPTSEAIANSNVFLQIPLYGGHVGFAQWPMETQFWSEKRAIRFLNT; encoded by the coding sequence ATGCCTTTATTGCAGACACCGGCCTACAAACCACCACTGCCCTTTAAGATAGGGCATTTTCAAACTATATTTCCACGATTTTTCCGTAAAATTCCTCTTCCGCCCATAGTAAAAAGACGGATAACAACTCCAGACGGAGATTTTCTTGATGTGGACTGGCATCTGGCAGGAAGCTCCAGACTGGCTGTCATCTCCCACGGTCTTGAAGGCAACTCCCGTAGAGTCTATATGCTTGGAATGGCCAGGGCTCTTGTTCTGGCCGGATGGGACTGCATTGCCTATAATTTCAGAGGCTGTTCTGAAGAAATGAACAGAGCTGCAACAATGTATCACAGTGGTCTGACGTCCGACCTTGATACGGTTGTAAAATATGGCCTTGAAACAGGACATTATAAGGAAGTAGCCCTTGTCGGGTTCAGCATGGGCGGCAATCAGACGCTTAAATACCTTGGAGAAAATCCGGAATCAATTCCACAGCAGATCAAAAGGGCCGTATGTATTTCAGTGCCATGCAACCTTGCGGCATCTTCAGCAATGCTGATCAAAAACTCCAACAGAATTTACACTAAATATTTTCTACACAGCCTGAAACAAAAAATACGTTTAAAGCACGAACAGTTCCCGACACTCTACCCTGTTAAAAATCTGGACCGCATCAAAACACTGACGGAATTTGATAATACATACACCGCCCCGATTCATGGTTTTAAAGATGCTATGGACTATTACGACCGCAGTTCGTGTACCCAGTTTTTATCAAATATTAAAACGCCCACACTAATCCTGAATTCGAAAGATGATCCATTTCTGGATGATTCGTGCTATCCAACCTCTGAGGCAATTGCCAACAGCAATGTTTTTCTACAAATCCCCCTGTATGGCGGACATGTCGGCTTTGCTCAATGGCCTATGGAAACACAGTTCTGGTCTGAAAAAAGAGCTATAAGATTTTTGAACACATAG
- a CDS encoding sulfotransferase family 2 domain-containing protein, whose translation MPSLFQYKSAICSEKYNLLYFPIPKNASTTIHHWFMREHDLMDDLHEYSKKNPSKTHNFCRLRLGLNRRVSYKYLEKFLAKNDFFTFSVVRNPWARFASCYIQKFIVSKLEGFNLGINSLFYKDNSKRISFNDLLYYVLNVSDDELDPHLKPQSYFVPEDLKVNIFDMDHLDALVQKLNNEFDFNASLDLKMKKTKCCDIDISGCLGDISASLLNQPLSSYLDYRNFYSPESAKKLLIRYKDDVDRFGYTF comes from the coding sequence ATGCCATCTTTATTCCAATATAAAAGTGCAATTTGTTCAGAGAAATATAATCTGCTATATTTTCCTATTCCTAAAAATGCATCCACTACGATTCATCACTGGTTTATGAGGGAACACGATTTAATGGATGATCTACACGAATATTCGAAAAAAAATCCAAGTAAGACCCACAATTTTTGTAGATTGCGCTTGGGACTCAACCGTCGAGTTAGTTACAAATATTTAGAGAAGTTTCTCGCAAAAAATGATTTTTTTACATTTTCTGTTGTACGAAATCCATGGGCAAGATTCGCTTCCTGTTACATTCAAAAGTTTATTGTCAGTAAGCTGGAAGGGTTTAATTTGGGTATAAATTCACTTTTTTATAAAGATAATTCTAAGAGAATCTCTTTTAACGACTTACTTTACTATGTCTTAAACGTATCAGATGATGAACTTGATCCTCATTTAAAGCCACAATCCTATTTTGTCCCTGAGGATCTCAAGGTCAATATTTTTGACATGGATCATTTAGATGCTTTGGTTCAGAAGTTAAACAATGAATTCGATTTTAATGCTTCTTTGGATTTGAAAATGAAAAAAACTAAATGTTGTGATATTGATATTTCGGGTTGCTTAGGAGATATCTCTGCTTCTCTTTTAAACCAGCCACTTTCTAGCTATCTTGATTATAGAAATTTTTATTCACCCGAGTCTGCCAAGAAATTGTTAATCCGCTATAAAGATGACGTTGATCGATTCGGTTATACCTTTTAG